In Chloroflexota bacterium, the genomic window CGCTCCGCCGACTTTTCCACCACTTTCGATACACAATCCCGTCTCTGGAATGCTTGTGATGAACATGCTTGGATGCTATAATGCCGCAAGCCGTGCGCTGTTTGAACCCCAACGGCCGCGGATGGGTGTATGGAACGACGACAGACCGAAATTGGTGGATTGCGCGTGGAAAGGACCCCCCTGTGATCCAAGATATTGCTAAAGCGCTGGCCGACAATATCGGCAAGGTGATCATCGGCAAAGACGACGTGGTCGAATTGCTGCTGGTAGCCTTGCTTGCCGACGGACATGTGCTGCTCGAGGATGTGCCCGGCACCGGCAAAACAACCCTGGCGAAAACGCTGGCGCGCTCTCTCGATCTTTCATTTGCCCGCATCCAATTCACGCCAGACCTTCTGCCTTCCGACGTAACTGGTATCAACTTCTACAATCAGAAGTCGCAGGAGTTTGAATTCCGCCCAGGACCTGTGATGAGTCAGGTTGTGTTAGCCGACGAGATCAACCGGGCTACCCCACGCACCCAATCGGCATTGTTGGAGGCCATGCAGGAACGGCAGATCACCGTGGATCGGGAGACCTACCAACTTCCCAATCCTTTCCTGGTACTTGCTACGCAGAATCCCATCGAATTGGAGGGTACCTTTCCCTTGCCTGAGGCCCAGATCGATCGTTTTCTCATGCAGATCAGTCTTGGCTACCCCGATGAGGACCAGGAAAACGAGATTCTGATCCGGTATGAACGGGAGGATCCGCTTGAGGCCCTGGAGCCGGTCATGTCCTCCGCTCAGCTCCTTGACGCCCGGGCCGAGGTGCGCACAGTCCGGGTTGAGGAGTCTGTGCGCACCTATTTGGTCAAGGTCGTCCGGGAAACCCGGGAGCATCCCTCTGTTGACTTGGGGGTCAGCCCTCGAGGCACGCTGGCTCTCTACCGTGCCTGTCAGGCAATGGCCGCGATACGGGGCCGGGCCTTCGTCCTGCCTGACGACGTAAAGGTGTTGGCGCCCTACGTGATGACCCATCGCATTCACATCAGCCCCCGAACGCGGTTGCGCGGTCGTACCCCTGAAGAGGTAATAGCTGAAATTGCCGACCAGGTGCCGGTGCCGGTTGTGTCCTGACTGAGGACCACCGACCGCTGACCACCGTCTTCGGGAAGCGGTCCGCCGTCTGTCGTCTGCGGTCTTCTGAAAGCCGTCTATGCCCGAAGAGAGCAACGAAACCCAGGCGCCAATTTCGTCGGCCACGCCCTTTTTGGGAGGGGCGACTGCACCCGCGCGTGCCTATCCTTCGGCTCGAGGGTTGCGACGGCGTCTGATCGTCGATTCCGAGAAGGAAACCCAGTGGAACGACGCCTGGCTGGCCATGGCGATGATTCTCTTTACGGTGGGCATCTTCTTGCAGCAAGGCGCTCTGGTCCTCATTGCCGGCCTATTGACCCTGGTGTCCGTTGTTGGTTGGCTTTGGGACCGTTTCGCCTTGACCGGTGTCGAGTATAGCCGCACTTTTGGCGAGCGGCGGGCGTTTGTGGGCGAGACGATTGATCTTGACCTGTCTGTCGTCAACAAAAAGATCCTTCCGGTGAGCTGGTTGCGGATCACCGATCGGGTGCCAATGGCACTGTCCCTGGATGGCATCGAGGTGGCTGCAACCGATGTGCAAACCGTGGGCCGCGTCAATCTGGTGTTTGCCCTGCGCTGGTACCAGCGAGTCAGCAGGCGTTATCATATCCAATGCACCCAGCGGGGTTTCTTTCCGTTTGGTCCGGTGGACCTGGAGGCAGGCGATATTTTCGGGCTGTTCAGCCGCAAACGGCGGATAGGTCGCCGCCAGTGGTTTATTATCTATCCAAAAGTGGAGAGCCTCACCGACCTGGGTTTGCCCCCGAAAGAACCATTTGGACCCACCAGGGCATCCCGCCAGCTCTTCGATGACCCCATCCGAACAGTCGGCGTGCGAGATTACTATCCCGGCGATGACTTTCGGCGGATTCACTGGAAAGCTACCGCGCGCCGGCAGAACCTGCAGAGTCGTGTATACGAACCATCGACAGCTCACAATTTGGTTATCATTCTCAACGTGGCAACCCTTTCCAAGCACTGGCAGGGCTTTATCCCTGAGCGCATGGAACGAGTCGTTAGCGTCTCCGCCTCGATAGCAGCCCATGCCATCGAGGCGCGCTGGCCCGTGGGTATCATTAGCAACGGTGCCCTGCCCGAGTCAGATCAAGCCATCAAAGTGCTGCCGGGGCGAAGTCCGGGCCAGCTTACCCGAATCATGGAGGCGTTGGCTGCCGTGTCTGCAGTGGCAACCAAACAGATCGAGGACCTGGTTCGACAGGAGAGTCCCAAGCTGCCGTGGGGCAGTACGTTGATCGTGGTTACGGCGGTGGTGACCGAGGCTTTGAAGGCAAGTCTTGCTGATCTTCGCCTGGAGGGCAGGCGCATCGTTCTGGTGAGCCTTGAAGAGCTCGATCCTGACGATCCCTTGCTTGAGGGTATTCTGGTGCGCTCCATTACTGGGGGGCTGCCCGACGGCGATGTGGTCGATCTGCCTGATGGGGAGAAAGCCACATGACTTTTTCCCTGCCCATTCCTATGCTTTCGTGGCGAGCAGAATTGCTGCGCGTTGCCTATGCGGGCATGGAGATATCCTGGTTTACCCCTATCTTCCTGATCTTCGTTGAACCCGCTCGCCAGTATCCACCCTTTTTGGTCGCTTTTCTGCTTGGCGCTCTGATGCTGGGCTTCCATTTCTGGACGGAGGCAGCCGACCACTTTCAGATCGATTTAACGGTAGAGCGCCTTTTGATGCTGCTGGCGCTGCCTGTGTTCGTCTTGCTGGGTTGGCGCATCTTTCTCTATCCCGATCTGCCGTCAGGCGACTTCATCTGGATCAAGGAATCGGGCTTTCAGCTGATACAGGGAGGGAACAGTACTTCGTATTGGGCGATATTGGGGACCGTGCTATTCCTATGGTGGCGAGGCCTGGCGCTCAGTCGAAGGGAGTATACGTTTGAAACGGTCTCCTTTTCGTTTCGGCTGGGGCTACTCCTGTTGATCGGTGGGACTCTCCTGTTGTCCTACCAGGTCGAATTCCAGGTTATGGCGTTCGTCTTCCCCTTCTTTTTCTTCAGCCTGATTTCCGTGGCTCTGGCGCGGCAGGAGGAAGTGGGGCAGCTAAAGGGGGATGTGGGGCAGATATTCGATCTCTATTGGCTTGCCCTGTTAGCCGGAACGGTCTTTCTCATTCTGGCGATCGGTGCCATCTTCCTGTTGGTTGCCCGGCCGGAGGGGATACAAACTGTGCGCGACCTCTGGGCACCTGTTGGTGAGGGCCTCCTGAGGTTGATCGCACGGTTTCTCTTTATCATTCTTTCACCGCTGGAGCCGCTGCTTGAATGGCTCGCAGCGTTTTTCGCTCGCGGGATCGAGGTCATGATGGATCAAGGCTTCGGCGAGACCCTTCAGAGCTTTCAAATACTCGACGAAGCGGCTCAGGAACCTGGTGCGACACCCTATGTCCAAATCGCGTTTGATATCGTTCGCTACATCTGCGGTGGTGCGATCCTGATAGGGCTCGTCGGGATGGGGCTTTGGCTGTTGGGCAAGGAACGGAAACGACGCCGGGAACACGCGGAGACTCATGAAAACCTCGATGCGAACCTGGGGGATGCCCTGGCCGGCCTGCTGCGCAACGCCGGCGATCGATTAAGAAGCGCGATTGGCAACGTGACACGCTTTGGCATGAGCGGTGATCTGTTGGCAGCGATCTCCGTTCGTAACATCTATGCCAATATGACACGCCTTTCCCGCGGACGGGGGTATCCGCGGCGCAAGGCCGTTACACCGTACGAATATCTGGCCGACCTGGAGATGGCGTTTCCGGAAGCGAAATCCGAAGCCAGGATCATTACCGACGCCTATGTCGGCGTCCATTACGGGGAATTCCCCTCCAGCCGGGAGGAGTTGGATGACCTGCGGGCCGCCTATAAGCGCCTGCGGGCGAGTCCCTCCCCGGACGCTGATGTTTCGCCTATTGCGCAGTGAGCATCCTCCGCGAAGCATCCGGTTGCGGGCAGTGCAGGCAGTAGCCTCGACGCCTTTGCCTTTTTGAAGTTGCTGACTTATTCGCGACCTCGGCGGCGACCCAACCACTTCGTCAGCTCGATAACGGCAAGGACGGCGACACCGCCAAGCATACAGACGAACAGGTTGGCAATGGAGAGGGCTTGGGTGCCAAAGATTCTCTGAAGCAGGGGAACGTAAATCAGCGCCAGCTGAAGCAATATCCCGGCCGCGACGGCGATGACCATCAACCGGTTGGAAAAAGCCCCGATGGTGAAGAGGGAATCAACGTTGGAACGGATTGCCAGCGCATTGCCCAGCTGTGCAAACACCAGCGTGGTGAAAATCATGGTCTGCCACGGACCGCTGGCGTCCTGACGCCAGAACGCGTAGCCGATTCCCAGGGAGATCAGCCCGATCATAGTGCCAATCCAGATGATCTGGGTGCCGATGCCGCGACTGAACACGCTCTCCTGGGGTTCAAATGGGGGACGCTGCATCACACCGCGCTCCCCTTTCTCCTGGGCCAAAGCGAGGCCCGGTAAACCGTCGGTGACAAGGTTGATCCAGAGGATTTGGAGAGGCAACAAGGGAAGCGCCATTCCCAGGAATGGTCCTACCAGCATCACAAAAAGCTCACCGATATTGCTGGACAGGGTGTACTTGATGAACTTACGGATGTTGTCGTAGATAACCCGGCCTTCTTCGACGGCTGCCACAATGGTAGCGAAGTTGTCGTCCAGCAAGACTATGTCCGAGGCCTGTTTCGAGACGTCGGTACCGGTAATGCCCATGGCAACCCCGATATCGGCCCGTTTCAGAGCCGGTGCATCGTTAACCCCGTCGCCCGTCATGGCGGCGATTTCCCCATTTTGTTGCAGAGCCTGAACGATGTTCAGCTTGTGTTCCGGAGCGACTCGGGCATACACAGAAACATCGTCAACCACTTTCTGCAGGTCTTCGACCGACATATGGTCCAGTTCCTGGCCGGTCAGAACGTCGCCATTGTCGGTGATGTTCAGGTCCCTGGCGATCTGCAGCGCCGTCAGAGGATGGTCACCTGTGATCATGACAGGACGAATGCCTGCCTCCCGTGCCACAGCGACCGCTTCCCGCACTTCTGGCCTGGGTGGGTCCATCATGGCGACCAGGCCGACGAAAACCATGTCGTTTTCCAGTTCCGTGGGATCTGTCGGAGGCTCTTCCCTGTCGCAGAATCGAAAGGCGACGCCCAGGACACGTTGACCCTGTTGGGCCAGCCGTGCATTGGACGACAAGATTCGCTCTCTCATCTCGTTGTCCATCGGCACGATCTCGTTGTCCACCAGCACTTTGGTCGAGATGGGAAGCATGGTGTCCACGCCTCCCTTGGTCATCAGGACGGAAGGTGAATCCCGCCAGGGCACATCGGACTGTTTGACCAGGGGGCTCATCTGGTGGACTGTGGTCATTCGCTTGCGTTCTGAGGAAAAGGGCACCTCGCCAACACGGGGCCATTCTTTCTCCAGTTCGGCCTTTTCAAAGCCCAGTTGGTGGGCAGCCAAAACCAGAGCGGCCTCAGTGGGATCGCCGATTGCAACGACGCCGCCACTGTCATCAGATTCCAGGAGGGCGTCGTTGCACAGAGCGCCAGCGCGAACGAGTACGCTCAGGGCGGTAAGCTCAGGAGAGGATTCGGGGCTGATCAGGTGGGCCTGGAGCAGGTCCTCCCGTTGTTCTACCATCGTTTCGATGGTCTTTGTGTTGCCGGCAGTGTCCAGAATCGTCACCGTCATGAGGTTTTCGGTGAGGGTGCCGGTCTTGTCGGAGCAGATGACGGTAACCGAGCCCAGGGTCTCCACCGAAGGGAGGTTCCTGATGAGCGCCTGTCGCTTGAGGAGTCTTTGTGAACCGAGGGCCAGCGTGATGGTAACCACGGCAGGCAGGCTTTCTGGTATGGCTGCCACCGCGAGGCTGACGGCGGTCAGGAAGAGAGTTTCAAGATCTTCACCGCGCAGTATTCCGAGGACGACGACCACAGCGACAATGCCCAGAGCGGCCCAGGCAAGGGTCTTGCCCAGGTCAGCCAACCGGCGTTGAAGGGGCGTCATCTCTTCCTCGACTCCCTGGATCAGGTCGGCAATCTTGCCCAACTCTGTATTCATACCGGTGGCGGTGACAGCAGCGGTTCCCCGCCCGTAGGAAATCACCGTGCCCATGAAGAGCATGTCCGTCCGGTCACCCAAGGGTGGATTATCACCAGAGGGAACGGTCACCACCTTTTCGACGGGCTCCGATTCGCCGGTTAGCGTCGCTTCTTCGACTTTCAGGTTGACGCTCTCAATCACTCGGGCGTCGGCTGGCACAATATTGCCTGCCTCCACAAGAAGGATGTCACCAGGCACCAGTTGGGTAGACAAGACCTCGCGAATATGACCGTTGCGCCGGACACGGACAGTGGGGACCGACATCTTTTTCAGGGCGGCCATCGCCTCTTCCGCCTTGCGTTCCTGGGTATATCCGAGGATGGCATTGAGCAAGACGATCGCCAGGATGACCACCACTTCCAGCCACTCGCCGAGTAACCCGGACACCAGCGCGGCGACCATCAGAACAATGACCATGACCTCCTTGAACTGGTCCAGGAAAATGCGCCAGGATTCCTTGGTTTTCCCTTCCACCAACTCATTTGGGCCATATTGTTCGAGACGGCGCCTGGCTTCCGCGTCGGTCAACCCCTTTTCAACATCTGTTTCCAGCTGTTGAACAGTCTCATCTGCCGTTAGTTTATACCACTGTGTCGACACAGTTTGGTTTGTCCTCCTGATCGCTGCTCGGGTTGACGAAACGCATGTCGTCGTTTCCCATTGGGCAGCATTGCTTTGATGATCTGTCGTGGAGCGATCGGTCTTTCCGTCGCTGCTCAGGCAGCTGAAATGTTGCACCGCAGCCAAGATTGCTATCTGAAAAGCGCAGAAATCATACCGCAGAATCAAGAGATATGCAATGTCGCTTCCATGGCACCGCCGATTGACTCCCCTTCCCATCTATGCTACTATGCAGTCCCGTGTTGTGCGGGATTTTTTATTGCCACCAGTCAACCCATCAGGTCAGGGCGTACCTGGCTCGGAGCCCAGTTTCGAATTCGAGCCGCTACGGTGGCGGCGAAGGCACGGCAGCTTCTGACCGTGTCTTTTGCTTTTTTTGACATCTGCCCGCAGCGTGACCGCGAAGTCGTTGTCTGTCGAATCCTGTTTTGCAGAGGCTGTCATGACCAAACTCATTTTTATCACCGGAGGTGTGGTAAGTTCCCTGGGAAAAGGGGTAACTGCTGCCGCAATTGGACGACTGCTGAGGAGCCGGGGCGTATCTGTTTCGATCCAGAAGCTCGATCCTTATCTCAATGTAGATCCCGGCACTATGTCACCCTACCAGCATGGTGAGGTGTTCGTAACTGAGGATGGTGCCGAGACCGATCTGGACCTGGGGCACTACGAACGTTTTATCGATGTCAATCTCAGTCAGGCCAGCAATGTCACCTCTGGACAGATCTATGCAGATGTGTTGCGAAAAGAGCGGCGGGGAGACTATCTCGGCGGCACTATTCAGGTGATTCCCCATGTGACCAATGAAATCAAAAGGCGCATCGGCCTGGTGGCCCGGGAAAGCGATGCCGAGGTGGTGATCGTCGAAGTTGGCGGGACTGTGGGTGACATCGAGGGTTTGCCATTCCTTGAGGGTATCCGGCAAATGCGAAAGGATATGGGGCGGGATAACGTGCTTTATATTCACGTCACGCTTCTGCCGATGATAGGGGCCACAGGTGAACTCAAGACCAAGCCTACCCAGCATAGCGTGCGGGAGTTGCGCGGCATCGGTATCCAACCAGATGTGATCGTGCTTCGTTCTGACTTTCCGGTCGAGCAAAGTCTTCGAGACAAGATTGCCCTCTTTTGCGATGTGGAACCGGAAGCGGTGGTGCCTTTAACCACCGTCAAGAGCCTCTACGAGGTGCCGCTGATGTTGGAGGAATTTGGCCTGGGCAATTGGCTGACCAGCCGTCTTGGCTACGGGTGGCGGGTGCCCGATCTGGCTGAGTGGCGACAGTGGGTCGACCGGCTGGATCTGATGAACGAACAGGTTGATACGGAATCACTATCGCCGTTGCGCATAGCCCTGGTCGGCAAGTATGTAGATCTGCACGACGCCTACATGAGTGTCAAAGAGGCGCTGACCCATGCATCGGTCGCCCTTGGACGGACCATGGAGGTCCAGTGGATAAAATCGGAACGCCTGGAGACCCCAGAGGGTCTTGGGTTGCTGGAAGGCGCTGGCGGTATTGTAGTGCCAGGTGGCTTTGGAGAGCGTGGCATCGAAGGCAAGGTAACCGCTGCCCGTTATGCCCGCGAGAATGGCATTCCCTATCTCGGCCTTTGCCTGGGAATGCAAGTGATGTGCATCGAGTTTGCTCGCCATGTGCTCGAAGCAGCGCGTGCCAACAGCACCGAATTTGATCCCAATAACCCTCACCCGGTCATCGACCTGATGCCCGACCAGCGGGATATCGCCGACATGGGTGGGACAATGCGCTTGGGTGCCTACCCCTGCGTGCTTCAGCCTGGCAGCAAGGCCTACCAGGCTTACGGCCAGGATCGAATCGATGAACGCCACCGCCATCGCTTTGAGTTCAACAATGCCTACCGTGAGCGCATGCAGGAGGCCGGTATGGTGTTCAGCGGGATCTCGCCTGACGACCGGCTGGTGGAGATCGCAGAGCTGCGGGACCATCCGTGGATGCTTGGCAGCCAATTCCACCCTGAATTCAAGAGCCGGCCTAACCGACCGCATCCCCTGTTCCTGGCCTTTTTGCAGGCGGTCCTGGATCAAAGTAAGAGTTTGCAGAGTGCTGTAGAAGACGACGCCACCCAGTAGAGCGGGGGAGGGGCATGGGATTGCTGCCAGTGTCAAAGATGATGGTTACGCGAAACCGACTCGTGGTTGCTGGCAATCTTGATTAGCTGTGGTATAATTTTAGGACAATTACCGGCTGCGATTGCACCGTGTGGGGCGCTTGAGGCCACCGGATGCCAATGTCCGCGGTGGGTCGATGATGCAGCTTGTAGGAGGTGAGTGACGATGTCAGGTCATTCAAAATGGTCAACGATCAAAAGAAAAAAGGGTGTAAACGACGCCAGACGGGGCGCTATTTTCACCAAGATGGCGCGGGAGATCCAGGTAGCGGCCCGTGATGGCGCCGATCCGGAGTTCAATTTCCGATTGCGCCTGATTGTCGACAAGGCTAAAGCTGCCAACATGCCCAAGGACAATATCGCCCGGGCAATTCGGCGGGGTGCCGGTCTTGAAAAGGGTGCCGAACTCGAGGAGATAACCTATGAGGGTTATGGTCCTGGCGGCGTGGCGTTGTTTTTGGAAGTATTGACCGATAATCGCAATCGGGCGATCGCCGAAATCCGTTATGTGCTCAACCGTGGCAACGGCACCCTGGGCGAGGGTGGTTCTGTTTCCTGGCAGTTCGAGTCGAGAGGGTATATTGCCCTACCTATGGGCGGACACGAGCAGGACGATGTCTTTATGGTGGCTTTGGAGGCAGGGGCCGACGATGTGGAGTTCAGCGATAGCATTGCCGAAGTCTATACCGAACCCGCCGATCTGAAGAGGGTGCAGGATGCCTTTGAGGCTGAAGGGTTCGAGGTCGATACGGCGGAGTTGACCAAGACTCCCAAGACGCCGCTGAGCCTGGACGAAAAGACAACACGTGCTGCCATGGCCCTGATCGAAAGCCTGGAAGATCTGGAGGATGTCACCAACGTCTACTCCAACCTCGATATTTCCGATGAAATCCTAGCAGATCTGGCTGTTTGACAATCGATGGCTGGAGAGATCGGAGCGACGCTTGCTGGTACTGGGGATCGATCCTGGCACAGCGATAACCGGTTATGGTTTTGTTGCTCAGGATATTGATCTTGAGCTTGTGGAGTGTGGTGTAGTTACTACCAAGGCGAACACCCCGCTTCAGGACCGGCTATTGATCATCCATCGTGAGTTAAGCACTTTGATTGAGCGTTATCGCCCCGAATCTGTGGCGGTGGAAGAATTGTTTTTCAGCAAGAATGTGCGTACCGCGATGAGCGTTGGTCACGCACGAGGTGTTGTGCTGCTGGCGGCAGCCCAGGCCGGCTTACCCGTCCATCATTACAAACCAAGCGAAGTGAAGTTGGCCGTGGCTGGCTATGGTGGGGCAGACAAGCAGCAAGTGCAGGAAATGGTTCGTCTGTTGCTTGGCCTCGACGAGATTCTCAAACCGGATGATGCAGCCGATGCGGCAGCTGTAGCCATCTGCCATCTTCATTCCTTCCGACTACGTCAATTGGAAGCGGGTCTATAAGCTATCGCTCGTTACATGTTCTGATAAACGCTGTCATTCTCTGTTGAGGTACTCTTTCCATGCCGTTGCCGAGTGCACGGATACTAATCGCCGAAGATGAAGCGCCGCTGCGCAACCTGGTTCGCATGTCGTTGGAAGCCGCCGGTCATTACGTCACCGCGGTCGGCGATGGCGATGAGGCCCTTTCCTGTTTTCTGAGCGAACCGTACGATCTGGTTATCCTCGACGTGATGATGCCGAAGGTGGACGGGTTCACCGTCTGTGAGGAAATCAGAAAACGTTCCGATGTTCCCGTCATGATGCTGACAGCCCTGGGTGGTACCGACGATCTTGTGAGGGGATTTGAACTGGGGGCCGACGATTACATTGCCAAGCCATTCACTTTCAAGGAGGTCCAGGCACGGATATTTGCTATCCTTCGCCGCATGCAGTGGGTCGAGGAAAAACGCAGCCCGGTCTTGCTTGCTATCGGGCAGGTTAGTATCGATGCCGATGCGCACGAAGTGACCGTGGATGGGGAACAGGTACACTTGACTCCCATTGAATTCAAACTGTTGTATACTTTGATGAGCAATGCAGGAAAAGCCCTGAACAAAAAGGATCTTTTTGTGACCGTTTGGGGATACCAGTTTATTGGCGGTACCAACCTGATAGAGGTCACTATTCGGCGACTTCGGGAGAAGATCGAAGAAGACCCTTCCAAACCGCACCATATTCAAACCATTCGGGGCACGGGTTACCGCTTCAGAAGCCCCGATTAACAGGCTCTCTTGAGGGCTAAACGTTGCTGAGGTCAGGAAATGATTGCCAGTGTCGATGGTAGGGTACTTGCTCTTGATGAGGATTCTCTGGTCGTCGGGCTCGGCGGTCTGGGCGTGCGAGTCCGTGTCCCGGTGGATGTCCTGGCTTCTGTTCGTCCTGGCGATGAAGTGCTATTGTTGACTCACCTTCACGTTCGGGAGCAGGAGCTTTCCCTCTATGGTTTTGCAGAACGGCCCGATCTGATCCTGTTCCAACAACTGCTGGGTGTTTCCGGGGTCGGCCCCAAGCTGGCGTTGACAACACTTTCTTCCATGCCTGCCGATTCCCTACGCCTCGCCATCGGCCAGGGACAGGCAGATATTGTGGCCCGTGTTCCCGGAATCGGAAAAAAGACAGCTCAAAAGATCGTGTTGGAACTCAAGGACAAGGTGGGAGCCTGGGAAGATACGCCGCCTGAACTGGCTGCGTTGAGCGAGGCAGATGCAGAAGTAATCGACGCCTTAACCGCTCTTGGTTACAGCGTGGTGGAGGCTCAGCGGGCTGTTCAGGGCCTGCCACAGGATGTCACCGACGTGGAGGAGCGACTCCGTCTGGCGCTTCTCAGTTTTGGGTAGAGGGTCTTTTTCTACCGGGGATTTTTGACAAATTCCATCCTTTGTGTTACATTGCCCGCCGCGAAAAACTGAAGATACTGAAGACTCTTATTCAGAGGGGGTGAGGGACCGGCCCTATGACCCCCCGGCAACCGGATCTGTCGTTATTTTCCTGTCTATCCAAAGGTCTGAGCGACGACTCCGATAATGGTAGACTGTCGCTTTGCGACAGCCACGGTGCCAATTCCGGCAGATGGTTTGCATTACCCATCTGGAAGATGAGAGGGACGACCTGAACGGCGCGCTCCTCGGAGCGTGTTTTTTTTCGTTTCGCAGGAAGAGGTTATTTGATCCTTGTTTGAGCATTTTTGGACATTGAAGTACCATGGCGTTGCGCCGGGAACAGGATTTCATGACAGCAATGTTGGGCGAAAAGAACCAAAAAGTGCCAAGCGACACCATCTTCTGCGCCGACGCGCGGCAGATGGCACACCTGCCCGATTCGTGCGTGCATTTGGTTGTGACCTCGCCACCCTATAATATCAACAAGACCTACACCGATCATCAGGACAATCTGCCGCTGGACGAATATCTGGAGTTTCTGAACGAGGTTTGGCGCGAGTGCTACAGGGTGTTGGTGCCAGGCGGACGCCTCTGCATCAACGTGGCCAATACCAACCG contains:
- a CDS encoding MoxR family ATPase — translated: MIQDIAKALADNIGKVIIGKDDVVELLLVALLADGHVLLEDVPGTGKTTLAKTLARSLDLSFARIQFTPDLLPSDVTGINFYNQKSQEFEFRPGPVMSQVVLADEINRATPRTQSALLEAMQERQITVDRETYQLPNPFLVLATQNPIELEGTFPLPEAQIDRFLMQISLGYPDEDQENEILIRYEREDPLEALEPVMSSAQLLDARAEVRTVRVEESVRTYLVKVVRETREHPSVDLGVSPRGTLALYRACQAMAAIRGRAFVLPDDVKVLAPYVMTHRIHISPRTRLRGRTPEEVIAEIADQVPVPVVS
- a CDS encoding DUF58 domain-containing protein, translated to MPEESNETQAPISSATPFLGGATAPARAYPSARGLRRRLIVDSEKETQWNDAWLAMAMILFTVGIFLQQGALVLIAGLLTLVSVVGWLWDRFALTGVEYSRTFGERRAFVGETIDLDLSVVNKKILPVSWLRITDRVPMALSLDGIEVAATDVQTVGRVNLVFALRWYQRVSRRYHIQCTQRGFFPFGPVDLEAGDIFGLFSRKRRIGRRQWFIIYPKVESLTDLGLPPKEPFGPTRASRQLFDDPIRTVGVRDYYPGDDFRRIHWKATARRQNLQSRVYEPSTAHNLVIILNVATLSKHWQGFIPERMERVVSVSASIAAHAIEARWPVGIISNGALPESDQAIKVLPGRSPGQLTRIMEALAAVSAVATKQIEDLVRQESPKLPWGSTLIVVTAVVTEALKASLADLRLEGRRIVLVSLEELDPDDPLLEGILVRSITGGLPDGDVVDLPDGEKAT
- a CDS encoding DUF4129 domain-containing protein, with product MTFSLPIPMLSWRAELLRVAYAGMEISWFTPIFLIFVEPARQYPPFLVAFLLGALMLGFHFWTEAADHFQIDLTVERLLMLLALPVFVLLGWRIFLYPDLPSGDFIWIKESGFQLIQGGNSTSYWAILGTVLFLWWRGLALSRREYTFETVSFSFRLGLLLLIGGTLLLSYQVEFQVMAFVFPFFFFSLISVALARQEEVGQLKGDVGQIFDLYWLALLAGTVFLILAIGAIFLLVARPEGIQTVRDLWAPVGEGLLRLIARFLFIILSPLEPLLEWLAAFFARGIEVMMDQGFGETLQSFQILDEAAQEPGATPYVQIAFDIVRYICGGAILIGLVGMGLWLLGKERKRRREHAETHENLDANLGDALAGLLRNAGDRLRSAIGNVTRFGMSGDLLAAISVRNIYANMTRLSRGRGYPRRKAVTPYEYLADLEMAFPEAKSEARIITDAYVGVHYGEFPSSREELDDLRAAYKRLRASPSPDADVSPIAQ
- a CDS encoding cation-translocating P-type ATPase; translation: MSTQWYKLTADETVQQLETDVEKGLTDAEARRRLEQYGPNELVEGKTKESWRIFLDQFKEVMVIVLMVAALVSGLLGEWLEVVVILAIVLLNAILGYTQERKAEEAMAALKKMSVPTVRVRRNGHIREVLSTQLVPGDILLVEAGNIVPADARVIESVNLKVEEATLTGESEPVEKVVTVPSGDNPPLGDRTDMLFMGTVISYGRGTAAVTATGMNTELGKIADLIQGVEEEMTPLQRRLADLGKTLAWAALGIVAVVVVLGILRGEDLETLFLTAVSLAVAAIPESLPAVVTITLALGSQRLLKRQALIRNLPSVETLGSVTVICSDKTGTLTENLMTVTILDTAGNTKTIETMVEQREDLLQAHLISPESSPELTALSVLVRAGALCNDALLESDDSGGVVAIGDPTEAALVLAAHQLGFEKAELEKEWPRVGEVPFSSERKRMTTVHQMSPLVKQSDVPWRDSPSVLMTKGGVDTMLPISTKVLVDNEIVPMDNEMRERILSSNARLAQQGQRVLGVAFRFCDREEPPTDPTELENDMVFVGLVAMMDPPRPEVREAVAVAREAGIRPVMITGDHPLTALQIARDLNITDNGDVLTGQELDHMSVEDLQKVVDDVSVYARVAPEHKLNIVQALQQNGEIAAMTGDGVNDAPALKRADIGVAMGITGTDVSKQASDIVLLDDNFATIVAAVEEGRVIYDNIRKFIKYTLSSNIGELFVMLVGPFLGMALPLLPLQILWINLVTDGLPGLALAQEKGERGVMQRPPFEPQESVFSRGIGTQIIWIGTMIGLISLGIGYAFWRQDASGPWQTMIFTTLVFAQLGNALAIRSNVDSLFTIGAFSNRLMVIAVAAGILLQLALIYVPLLQRIFGTQALSIANLFVCMLGGVAVLAVIELTKWLGRRRGRE
- a CDS encoding CTP synthase, which gives rise to MTKLIFITGGVVSSLGKGVTAAAIGRLLRSRGVSVSIQKLDPYLNVDPGTMSPYQHGEVFVTEDGAETDLDLGHYERFIDVNLSQASNVTSGQIYADVLRKERRGDYLGGTIQVIPHVTNEIKRRIGLVARESDAEVVIVEVGGTVGDIEGLPFLEGIRQMRKDMGRDNVLYIHVTLLPMIGATGELKTKPTQHSVRELRGIGIQPDVIVLRSDFPVEQSLRDKIALFCDVEPEAVVPLTTVKSLYEVPLMLEEFGLGNWLTSRLGYGWRVPDLAEWRQWVDRLDLMNEQVDTESLSPLRIALVGKYVDLHDAYMSVKEALTHASVALGRTMEVQWIKSERLETPEGLGLLEGAGGIVVPGGFGERGIEGKVTAARYARENGIPYLGLCLGMQVMCIEFARHVLEAARANSTEFDPNNPHPVIDLMPDQRDIADMGGTMRLGAYPCVLQPGSKAYQAYGQDRIDERHRHRFEFNNAYRERMQEAGMVFSGISPDDRLVEIAELRDHPWMLGSQFHPEFKSRPNRPHPLFLAFLQAVLDQSKSLQSAVEDDATQ
- a CDS encoding YebC/PmpR family DNA-binding transcriptional regulator; amino-acid sequence: MSGHSKWSTIKRKKGVNDARRGAIFTKMAREIQVAARDGADPEFNFRLRLIVDKAKAANMPKDNIARAIRRGAGLEKGAELEEITYEGYGPGGVALFLEVLTDNRNRAIAEIRYVLNRGNGTLGEGGSVSWQFESRGYIALPMGGHEQDDVFMVALEAGADDVEFSDSIAEVYTEPADLKRVQDAFEAEGFEVDTAELTKTPKTPLSLDEKTTRAAMALIESLEDLEDVTNVYSNLDISDEILADLAV
- the ruvC gene encoding crossover junction endodeoxyribonuclease RuvC, which gives rise to MLVLGIDPGTAITGYGFVAQDIDLELVECGVVTTKANTPLQDRLLIIHRELSTLIERYRPESVAVEELFFSKNVRTAMSVGHARGVVLLAAAQAGLPVHHYKPSEVKLAVAGYGGADKQQVQEMVRLLLGLDEILKPDDAADAAAVAICHLHSFRLRQLEAGL